One stretch of Dehalococcoidia bacterium DNA includes these proteins:
- a CDS encoding site-2 protease family protein, producing MQLFISVITLSLMITPLVVLHELGHYLTAKYYGVRVLEFGIGFPPKFLSIWTTYKEFTLESNTDISNLNKNEIIYIKLDDHRKVTSLSKTRNIDNISSYIPVKLIEIFNNKIGVKTMLWSLNIIPFGGFVKLFGEESNKSKDSLSQASKFGRFIIIFSGAFINFLLPFIMIFSINIFITEKDISDVVIQGVMEDSPAYNSGLRSGDKVISINNVDVHSISDLQNITTKNLGDKSNWRISRGIPKVFMGPGEKSNYDYSDDNFLSVMIESRWDPPIHKIGEDITLNQARLYDQYSGTITYFEVSETVKEGYIPLSQAIIYNEDAEIGEQIPIVFDESEEGIPLDLARKIDNRSGIRDTIQEGSVGILVNSNNSRKYKEDLSDNISNATRSALDIYHLSYLSIIGIINRSSNPIFDGPRAIGPIGLGKISGDVATSSILISERILILFTLASSISLSLAVINLLPFPALDGGRLAFLFIEILRRGKKVPERVESYIHGVGFIILILLIFYISFRDISRL from the coding sequence ATGCAATTATTTATTAGTGTAATAACATTATCCTTGATGATAACTCCTCTTGTGGTTTTGCATGAATTAGGACATTACTTAACCGCCAAATACTATGGGGTTAGAGTTTTGGAGTTTGGTATTGGATTCCCTCCAAAATTCTTAAGTATATGGACAACTTACAAGGAATTTACATTAGAAAGCAATACAGACATATCAAACTTAAATAAAAATGAAATTATCTATATAAAATTAGATGATCATAGAAAAGTTACAAGTCTTTCTAAAACAAGAAACATAGATAACATAAGTAGTTATATCCCAGTTAAGCTAATTGAAATATTTAATAACAAAATAGGTGTAAAAACTATGTTATGGAGTTTGAATATCATACCTTTTGGAGGTTTTGTAAAGTTATTTGGTGAAGAAAGTAACAAGTCTAAAGACTCTTTGAGTCAAGCATCCAAATTTGGAAGATTCATAATAATTTTTTCAGGTGCTTTCATTAATTTTTTATTACCTTTTATAATGATCTTCAGTATAAATATATTCATAACAGAAAAAGATATTTCAGATGTAGTTATTCAGGGTGTTATGGAAGATTCTCCAGCGTATAACTCTGGACTTAGATCAGGAGACAAGGTGATTTCCATAAATAATGTTGATGTACACTCTATTTCTGACTTACAAAATATTACAACTAAAAATTTAGGAGATAAATCAAACTGGAGAATTTCAAGAGGGATACCTAAAGTATTTATGGGACCTGGAGAAAAGTCTAATTATGATTATTCTGACGATAATTTTTTATCAGTTATGATTGAATCTAGATGGGACCCTCCAATTCATAAAATTGGAGAAGATATAACCTTAAATCAAGCAAGATTGTATGATCAGTATTCAGGTACTATTACATATTTTGAAGTTTCTGAAACAGTAAAAGAGGGTTATATACCCTTATCTCAGGCCATAATTTATAATGAAGATGCAGAGATAGGAGAGCAAATTCCAATAGTCTTTGATGAATCTGAGGAAGGTATTCCATTAGATTTGGCCAGAAAAATAGATAATAGATCAGGGATTAGAGATACTATTCAAGAAGGATCGGTTGGTATATTAGTAAACTCTAATAATTCTAGAAAATATAAAGAAGATTTAAGTGATAATATTTCCAATGCAACAAGAAGTGCGCTTGATATCTATCACTTAAGTTATCTATCAATAATTGGGATAATTAATAGATCAAGTAATCCAATATTTGATGGCCCTAGAGCTATTGGTCCAATTGGATTAGGAAAAATTAGTGGAGATGTAGCAACTTCATCAATCTTAATTTCAGAAAGAATTTTAATTTTATTTACACTTGCTTCCTCAATTAGTCTTTCTCTTGCTGTAATTAATTTGTTACCATTTCCTGCTTTAGACGGAGGTAGGTTGGCATTTCTATTTATTGAAATATTAAGAAGAGGCAAAAAGGTTCCTGAGAGAGTTGAATCATATATTCATGGTGTTGGATTCATTATACTAATATTATTGATATTTTATATTTCATTTAGAGATATTTCTAGATTATAG
- the ispG gene encoding flavodoxin-dependent (E)-4-hydroxy-3-methylbut-2-enyl-diphosphate synthase — translation MRKITHVVNVGNVKVGGNNPIVVQSMTDTDTADVNKTVNQIQELYNAGSELVRVTVNNIESAKAITDIKNILTDKGINVPIIGDFHFIGHKILRSVPSCAENLDKYRINPGNLGTGNRKDDNFKTFIDIAKDLNKPVRIGVNAGSLDQELLNIKMEENNKLKIPKSAEEVESEALISSAIISYEKAIDFGLSKNNIIISCKVSRLNQMVHCYREISKQCSAPLHLGLTEAGLGMKSIVATSAALSILIEEGIGDTIRSSLTPEVGALRSREVELCQEILQSLGIRTFKPQVTACPGCGRTTSTYFRELASEIKDHLDRKNKEWKKDFPGSEELKVAVMGCVVNGPGESKAANIGVSLPGSGESPVAPVFIDGKKVKILKGQNISNEFIEMVETYVQNKWGI, via the coding sequence ATGAGAAAAATTACCCATGTGGTAAATGTAGGCAATGTAAAAGTTGGAGGTAATAATCCAATTGTCGTACAATCTATGACAGATACTGATACTGCTGATGTAAATAAAACAGTAAATCAAATTCAGGAATTATATAATGCAGGATCAGAGCTTGTAAGAGTAACTGTAAATAATATTGAATCTGCTAAAGCAATAACTGATATAAAGAATATATTAACTGATAAGGGTATAAATGTGCCTATAATTGGAGATTTTCATTTTATTGGCCATAAGATCTTAAGATCAGTTCCTAGTTGTGCTGAGAATCTAGATAAGTATAGAATAAATCCAGGTAATTTAGGAACAGGAAATAGAAAAGATGATAATTTTAAAACCTTTATAGATATCGCTAAAGATCTAAATAAGCCAGTTCGAATCGGAGTAAACGCAGGATCTCTGGATCAAGAACTATTAAATATAAAAATGGAAGAAAATAATAAATTAAAAATACCTAAGAGTGCAGAAGAAGTAGAATCAGAAGCATTAATTTCAAGTGCAATTATTTCATATGAAAAAGCAATTGATTTTGGATTAAGTAAAAATAATATTATTATTTCGTGTAAGGTTTCTAGACTAAATCAGATGGTACACTGCTACAGAGAAATTTCTAAACAATGTTCTGCTCCTCTGCATTTAGGTTTAACTGAAGCAGGTTTAGGAATGAAATCAATTGTTGCTACTTCAGCAGCATTATCTATCTTGATTGAAGAAGGGATAGGGGATACTATTAGATCCTCTCTTACTCCTGAGGTGGGAGCTCTGAGGTCCAGGGAAGTTGAATTATGCCAAGAAATTTTACAATCATTAGGTATAAGAACCTTTAAACCTCAAGTAACTGCTTGTCCAGGTTGTGGAAGGACTACCTCAACTTATTTTCGAGAATTAGCTTCAGAAATAAAAGATCATTTAGATCGTAAGAACAAAGAATGGAAAAAAGATTTTCCTGGCTCTGAAGAGTTAAAAGTTGCAGTTATGGGATGTGTTGTTAATGGACCAGGTGAATCAAAAGCAGCAAATATAGGAGTTTCTTTACCAGGTTCTGGTGAAAGTCCTGTGGCTCCTGTGTTTATAGATGGGAAAAAAGTGAAGATTCTTAAAGGACAAAATATATCTAATGAGTTTATTGAAATGGTTGAAACTTATGTTCAAAATAAATGGGGGATATAA
- a CDS encoding proline--tRNA ligase, with the protein MNINSFLGSKKLSNYFWKTYREDPQNIETESHRLLHRSGFISQVSSGIFSFLPIGWRSIEKIKNIIREEMNKSGALEINMPVVQPSDLWNKSDRIDTFIPPLARFSDRRNNDMVIAPTHEETVTDLVSKNVNSYRDLPFTLYQIQTKYREEPRPRAGLLRVREFEMKDAYSFDINEEGLDISYKKMIEAYNNIFQRCSTDVVIVDADSGAIGGKESNEFIMLAESGEDIVLLSEDKNYAANSEKAVFLKQEYTLERNEKLELIDTPNCKTIDDLRKFLSIENNKILKTIIYKADDKLIGCVIRSDYTLNETKIRNHIKATNLKIASDNEIIKEGFIPGYISPVNIKNISFLYDESVNLGPGNFIIGSNISEKHYKGFNIERDLVIAEFVDIAEAKEGYLSKERSKLIAKKGIEVGHVFKLGTSYTSKMGAKFSDKDGQYKDILMGCYGIGVGRLLAACIEANNSENKMNLPLSISPFSIYLAALQTNDDEVMKLSEKVYSVLSEMGFDLLFDDRDIQTGVKFNDSDLLSLPYRIVVSKRNLANGLLELYDRDNDKTHTVNIEQIIEFFKNIKNQPH; encoded by the coding sequence ATGAATATTAATTCATTTTTAGGTTCAAAAAAATTAAGTAATTACTTTTGGAAAACTTATCGAGAGGATCCTCAAAACATAGAAACTGAAAGTCATAGATTGCTGCATAGATCCGGTTTCATTTCTCAAGTTTCAAGTGGTATTTTTAGTTTTCTTCCAATAGGATGGAGATCAATAGAAAAAATAAAAAATATTATACGAGAAGAAATGAATAAATCTGGAGCATTAGAAATTAATATGCCAGTTGTTCAACCTTCAGATTTATGGAATAAATCAGACAGAATCGATACATTCATTCCACCTCTGGCAAGATTTTCTGATAGAAGAAATAACGATATGGTTATAGCTCCTACGCATGAAGAAACTGTGACTGATTTAGTTTCAAAAAATGTAAATTCATACAGAGATCTACCTTTTACTTTGTATCAAATCCAAACTAAATATAGAGAAGAACCAAGACCAAGAGCTGGTTTGTTGAGAGTAAGAGAATTTGAAATGAAAGATGCTTATTCTTTTGATATTAATGAAGAAGGGTTGGATATTTCCTATAAAAAAATGATTGAAGCTTATAACAATATTTTTCAAAGATGTTCAACAGATGTTGTGATTGTTGATGCTGATTCTGGAGCTATAGGTGGTAAGGAATCTAACGAATTTATAATGCTAGCTGAAAGTGGTGAAGATATTGTGCTGTTGAGTGAGGATAAAAATTATGCAGCTAATTCAGAGAAAGCTGTTTTCTTAAAACAAGAATATACATTAGAACGCAATGAAAAACTTGAACTAATAGATACTCCAAATTGTAAAACTATAGATGACCTAAGAAAATTTTTATCAATTGAAAATAATAAGATTCTAAAAACTATAATTTATAAAGCAGATGATAAATTAATAGGATGTGTGATTAGATCTGATTACACATTAAATGAAACAAAAATAAGAAATCATATCAAAGCTACTAATCTTAAAATTGCCTCAGATAATGAAATTATAAAAGAAGGATTCATACCTGGCTATATATCTCCAGTTAATATAAAAAATATAAGTTTTTTATATGATGAGTCAGTAAACTTAGGGCCGGGTAATTTTATAATTGGTTCAAATATTTCTGAAAAACACTACAAAGGTTTTAATATTGAGAGAGATCTAGTCATTGCAGAATTTGTTGATATAGCCGAGGCTAAAGAAGGTTACTTATCTAAAGAACGATCGAAATTAATAGCTAAAAAGGGAATTGAAGTAGGTCATGTTTTTAAGTTAGGTACTTCCTACACTTCCAAAATGGGTGCTAAGTTTTCAGATAAAGATGGTCAATATAAAGATATATTGATGGGATGTTATGGCATTGGAGTTGGAAGACTATTAGCAGCGTGTATAGAAGCAAATAATTCTGAGAATAAAATGAATTTACCATTATCTATTTCTCCCTTTTCTATATATTTAGCTGCTTTACAAACAAATGACGATGAAGTGATGAAACTTTCAGAAAAGGTTTATTCCGTTTTATCAGAAATGGGGTTTGATTTATTATTTGATGACAGAGATATTCAAACTGGAGTTAAGTTTAATGACTCTGACTTATTATCTCTACCATACAGAATAGTTGTTTCAAAAAGAAATTTAGCTAATGGTTTATTAGAATTATATGATAGAGATAATGATAAAACACATACTGTTAATATTGAACAAATAATTGAATTCTTTAAAAATATAAAAAATCAACCACATTAA
- the nusA gene encoding transcription termination factor NusA: MKNELFLALTQLAAERNLPQSIVVSAVKEALASAYRKDPAAKGQDILVEVDSETGDVIVKTILNVIEKDAIEDPLSEISEEEAQKINKDLRVGDFIETGFMEYNPGRIAAQTAKQVVLQKLREAERDLVFGKFADKKGQVIIGTIQRIDSKNVFVDIGRTTALMPPSEQTYYERYRVGQKLKFFVTEVQRSARGPEIIVSRTHPDLLRKLFETEVPEITTGIVEIKALSREAGARSKVAVYSEDPEVDAVGACVGLRGIRIQNVVNELLGEKIDVVDWDEDPRVLITNSLSPANVTKVQINEDDRTALVIVPRKQLSLAIGKEGQNARLAAKLTLWKIDVQPEEDQIKEIAEEIKDVQIEITETKENITESEKEEVSEVVQTMEEEILLQEDLVDDSAELMALEKEIQELEEKEEKEKILQKQKEDILDFSSEDIWDLGGAKGSEKSDDTIRFAEDIESLNNFKSDDRNSKKSDRKRKNKR, translated from the coding sequence TTGAAGAATGAACTTTTCTTAGCCTTAACGCAATTGGCAGCTGAAAGAAATCTGCCACAATCAATAGTTGTCTCTGCAGTTAAGGAAGCATTAGCTTCAGCTTATAGAAAAGATCCTGCTGCAAAAGGACAAGATATACTTGTTGAAGTTGACTCAGAAACTGGTGATGTGATTGTAAAAACAATTCTTAATGTCATAGAAAAAGATGCTATTGAAGATCCTTTATCGGAAATATCAGAAGAAGAAGCTCAAAAAATTAATAAAGATTTACGAGTTGGAGATTTTATTGAAACAGGATTTATGGAATATAATCCAGGAAGAATAGCTGCTCAAACTGCAAAACAAGTTGTACTCCAGAAGCTTAGAGAAGCTGAAAGAGATTTAGTATTCGGGAAATTTGCTGATAAAAAAGGTCAAGTAATTATAGGAACTATTCAAAGGATAGATTCTAAAAATGTATTTGTGGATATAGGTAGAACCACAGCTTTGATGCCCCCTTCAGAGCAAACTTACTATGAAAGATATAGAGTAGGACAAAAGCTAAAGTTTTTTGTTACTGAGGTCCAAAGATCTGCTAGAGGTCCAGAAATTATAGTTTCAAGAACTCATCCAGATCTTCTTAGAAAATTATTTGAAACCGAAGTTCCAGAAATTACTACTGGAATAGTCGAAATAAAAGCATTATCTAGAGAGGCTGGAGCTAGATCAAAAGTTGCAGTATATTCAGAAGATCCAGAAGTTGATGCAGTAGGAGCTTGTGTTGGACTTAGAGGAATTAGAATTCAGAATGTAGTCAATGAGCTTCTGGGTGAAAAAATTGATGTTGTTGATTGGGATGAAGATCCTAGAGTATTGATTACGAATTCATTATCTCCAGCTAATGTTACTAAAGTTCAAATTAATGAAGACGACAGAACAGCCCTTGTTATTGTGCCAAGAAAACAACTTTCTTTAGCTATTGGTAAAGAAGGTCAAAATGCTAGATTGGCTGCAAAATTAACATTATGGAAAATTGATGTTCAACCCGAAGAAGATCAAATAAAAGAAATTGCTGAAGAGATAAAAGATGTGCAAATTGAAATAACCGAAACTAAAGAAAATATTACTGAATCAGAAAAAGAAGAAGTATCAGAAGTTGTTCAAACTATGGAGGAAGAAATTTTGCTACAAGAAGATTTAGTAGATGACTCAGCTGAGTTAATGGCATTAGAAAAGGAAATTCAAGAATTAGAAGAAAAAGAAGAGAAAGAGAAAATCTTACAGAAACAAAAAGAAGATATCCTAGATTTTTCATCTGAAGATATATGGGACTTAGGTGGGGCTAAAGGTTCTGAAAAATCCGATGATACTATTAGATTTGCTGAAGACATAGAATCATTAAATAATTTTAAATCAGATGATAGAAATTCTAAGAAATCTGATCGAAAAAGAAAAAATAAAAGATAA
- the infB gene encoding translation initiation factor IF-2 has product MGQDSTNDEIKSPVSLPLTITVGDLAETLDESQVDVIKVLMKLGIMASVNQEIDFSIAARVAQSFEIPVLKPRESVDNSSALKVGSSIDSNTENQGEKRAPVITVLGHVDHGKTTLLDSIRKTNVVDGEYGGITQKIGAYQVNHNGSEMTFIDTPGHEAFSSMRVSGTSVTDIVVLVVAADDGLMPQTIESINHAKNANVPMIVAINKCDLEGADIDKVKSQLTEHEIIVEDYGGEVLSVQVSALKGEGIDELLESITLLSEINELQSNTKNSGKGVIIESYNDPKKGSISTVLVKSGSFNQGDILVSGNNSGKIRQMIDGYSKEIKLAKPSTPIQIMGISGISNIGDIVEVVKDEKQARKIIQQRNRDKQTSNSKITTLSQVVKRAKASKDKEINIVIKTGSNGALTAVEQVVNDLTSEEIQVKIISGSVGAVTESDVMLATSAEDCIIVAFQTIVQGGAVSQSETNNIPIRTFDIIYTLVDEIKEIIEGLKGKEKSEMNIGSARILEVFPRGKVQKIAGVRVFEGNMTRNARIRLIRNDETIFDGGVESMRHLTQNVTELKNNIEGGIVLNGFHDIRVDDVLECYELR; this is encoded by the coding sequence ATGGGACAAGATAGCACCAATGACGAGATAAAATCTCCAGTTTCATTACCATTAACAATTACAGTAGGTGATTTAGCTGAAACACTTGATGAATCACAGGTTGATGTGATTAAGGTATTAATGAAGCTTGGTATTATGGCATCAGTAAATCAAGAAATTGATTTTTCTATAGCTGCAAGAGTAGCGCAATCATTTGAAATTCCGGTGCTCAAACCTAGAGAATCAGTGGATAATTCTAGTGCCTTAAAGGTAGGGTCGTCTATAGATTCAAATACAGAAAATCAGGGAGAAAAGAGAGCTCCTGTGATTACAGTTCTAGGTCATGTAGATCATGGTAAAACCACACTACTTGATTCTATTAGAAAAACAAATGTAGTTGATGGAGAGTATGGAGGAATCACACAAAAAATTGGTGCATATCAGGTAAATCACAACGGATCTGAAATGACTTTTATTGATACTCCAGGTCATGAAGCTTTTTCTTCAATGAGAGTATCTGGAACAAGTGTTACTGATATTGTAGTTTTAGTTGTTGCTGCTGATGATGGTCTCATGCCACAAACTATTGAGTCAATTAATCATGCTAAAAATGCTAATGTGCCAATGATTGTCGCTATAAACAAATGTGATTTAGAGGGTGCAGATATAGATAAAGTAAAAAGCCAATTAACTGAACATGAAATTATTGTAGAAGATTATGGTGGAGAAGTACTTTCAGTACAGGTTTCAGCACTTAAGGGTGAAGGTATTGATGAATTACTTGAATCGATAACCTTACTATCCGAAATTAACGAGTTACAATCTAACACTAAAAACTCAGGAAAAGGTGTAATAATTGAATCATATAATGATCCAAAGAAAGGATCTATTTCTACAGTATTGGTTAAGTCTGGTTCATTCAACCAAGGTGATATATTAGTTTCTGGCAATAATTCAGGTAAGATTCGTCAAATGATTGATGGATATTCAAAAGAAATCAAATTAGCAAAACCATCCACTCCCATTCAAATAATGGGTATATCAGGTATAAGTAATATTGGAGATATAGTTGAAGTTGTGAAAGATGAAAAACAAGCAAGAAAAATTATTCAACAAAGGAATAGAGATAAACAAACATCAAATTCTAAAATTACAACATTGTCTCAAGTAGTCAAAAGAGCCAAGGCTTCAAAAGATAAAGAAATTAATATTGTAATAAAAACTGGATCTAATGGTGCCCTTACAGCAGTAGAACAAGTTGTAAATGACTTAACTAGCGAAGAAATACAAGTAAAAATAATTTCAGGATCTGTTGGAGCTGTTACAGAATCTGATGTAATGTTGGCTACAAGTGCTGAAGATTGTATTATTGTAGCTTTTCAAACTATTGTTCAAGGTGGTGCAGTAAGCCAATCTGAAACAAATAATATACCAATAAGAACTTTTGATATCATCTATACATTAGTTGATGAGATCAAGGAAATAATTGAAGGACTGAAAGGTAAAGAAAAATCCGAAATGAATATTGGCTCTGCCCGAATTCTTGAAGTATTCCCTAGAGGAAAGGTTCAGAAAATAGCTGGTGTAAGAGTATTCGAAGGAAATATGACAAGAAATGCGAGAATAAGATTAATCAGAAATGACGAAACTATATTTGATGGTGGTGTTGAGTCTATGAGGCATCTAACTCAAAATGTAACTGAATTAAAGAATAATATTGAAGGTGGAATTGTATTAAATGGATTTCATGATATTCGAGTAGATGATGTTTTAGAATGTTATGAATTGAGATAA